The proteins below come from a single Natranaerofaba carboxydovora genomic window:
- the folK gene encoding 2-amino-4-hydroxy-6-hydroxymethyldihydropteridine diphosphokinase, whose amino-acid sequence MTKKDKNTKNIIELVEVYLSLGTNVGDRLDNLRQAVSLISEFESCEIIKVSGVYETKPWGYTEQDDFYNLCICMQTELPPYELLNKCQQVEKELDRKRDFKWGPRTMDVDILLYGDLTNEDETLTIPHKHMHERAFVLYPLMDIDKDLIVKDKTIEEWCELLDDEEKESITLFSEKLNA is encoded by the coding sequence ATGACCAAAAAGGATAAGAATACTAAGAATATTATAGAATTAGTAGAAGTTTATCTCTCCCTTGGAACTAATGTTGGAGATAGGCTGGATAACTTGAGACAGGCTGTGTCATTAATATCTGAGTTTGAGAGCTGTGAAATAATAAAAGTATCAGGTGTTTATGAAACAAAGCCATGGGGATATACTGAGCAGGATGATTTTTATAATTTGTGCATATGTATGCAGACAGAACTTCCTCCGTATGAGCTACTAAATAAATGTCAGCAGGTAGAAAAAGAGCTAGATCGCAAAAGAGATTTTAAATGGGGACCAAGGACGATGGATGTGGATATATTATTATACGGGGACCTCACAAATGAAGATGAAACTTTGACAATACCCCACAAGCATATGCACGAAAGGGCTTTTGTCCTTTACCCATTAATGGATATAGATAAAGATTTGATTGTTAAAGATAAGACGATAGAAGAATGGTGTGAGCTTCTTGATGATGAAGAAAAGGAAAGTATAAC
- the folB gene encoding dihydroneopterin aldolase — protein MEDNRSNKEFSYTDVDLLDVDKIVLEGLFFYGYHGVMDEEKALGQKFYIDLELYCSLQKAGKEDELTESIDYADVYFLVRDIVEKEKYDLIEALAEKIAGDILDKYDKIKGVMVYVKKPEAPLPAQFANVGVRIRRFRGDDQKG, from the coding sequence ATGGAGGATAATAGATCAAACAAAGAATTTAGTTATACGGATGTAGATTTGTTAGATGTGGATAAAATTGTCCTTGAAGGTCTTTTCTTTTATGGCTATCACGGGGTTATGGATGAGGAAAAAGCTCTAGGACAAAAATTCTACATAGATCTTGAGCTTTATTGTTCATTACAAAAGGCTGGAAAAGAAGACGAACTAACAGAATCTATTGACTATGCTGATGTGTATTTTCTCGTGAGAGATATAGTGGAAAAAGAAAAATACGATTTGATAGAAGCTCTTGCTGAAAAGATAGCGGGGGATATCTTGGATAAATACGATAAAATAAAAGGGGTTATGGTATATGTCAAAAAGCCAGAAGCTCCTCTACCAGCACAGTTTGCAAACGTTGGGGTGAGGATAAGGAGGTTTAGGGGTGATGACCAAAAAGGATAA
- the folP gene encoding dihydropteroate synthase — protein MGVLNVTPDSFSDGGDFIDSKKALRHAKEMEKEGADIIDIGGESTRPGSVEIDAKEEMRRIEAPLKMLVKEIKTPVSVDTYKASVAKEVLDMGASIINDVWGMQKDPDMAGVAAEYDVPVVLMHNKKKAYYEGDIMEEIKDFLKKSINIAKEGGVSEDKIIVDPGIGFGKEYEHSVEVMKRLDELKELGYPMLLGTSRKRMIGNILDLPPKERVEGTVATTVAGIFKGVDIVRVHDVKENYRAARVIDCIYRE, from the coding sequence ATGGGCGTATTAAACGTCACTCCTGACAGTTTTTCTGACGGGGGTGATTTTATAGATTCTAAAAAAGCTCTTAGACATGCAAAGGAAATGGAAAAAGAAGGGGCAGATATAATAGATATTGGCGGTGAATCCACCAGGCCTGGTTCTGTGGAAATAGATGCTAAAGAAGAGATGAGAAGGATTGAAGCACCTTTGAAGATGCTTGTTAAGGAGATAAAAACGCCAGTTTCTGTGGATACATATAAGGCAAGCGTTGCCAAAGAGGTTTTGGACATGGGTGCAAGTATAATAAATGATGTCTGGGGTATGCAAAAAGATCCTGATATGGCAGGTGTCGCTGCAGAATATGATGTTCCTGTTGTATTAATGCATAATAAGAAAAAGGCTTACTATGAAGGGGATATAATGGAAGAGATCAAGGATTTTTTGAAGAAAAGTATTAATATTGCAAAAGAAGGCGGAGTAAGTGAGGACAAGATAATAGTAGATCCGGGTATAGGTTTTGGTAAGGAGTATGAGCACAGCGTAGAAGTTATGAAAAGACTGGATGAGTTAAAAGAGCTTGGCTATCCTATGCTTCTTGGGACTTCTAGAAAAAGGATGATAGGTAATATTCTTGATCTACCGCCAAAAGAGCGGGTCGAAGGAACTGTAGCAACTACCGTGGCAGGCATATTTAAAGGGGTGGATATAGTCAGGGTACATGACGTGAAAGAGAATTATAGAGCGGCAAGGGTAATAGATTGTATTTACAGAGAGTAG
- the folE gene encoding GTP cyclohydrolase I FolE, whose translation MEKNSNGEYNGEYSIDKEKITRAVTDILEAIGEDPTREGLRDTPKRIANMYEEIFRGINQNAKKHLEIYFQDEQHEELVLVKDIPFYSMCEHHLVPFFGEAHIAYLPKGGKLTGLSKLARVVETVSRRPQLQERLTTDVADTIMEVLSPFGVVVIVEAEHMCMTMRGVKKAGSKTVTSAIRGAFRKDVAAREEVMDLIINGKRR comes from the coding sequence ATGGAGAAAAATAGTAACGGAGAGTATAACGGGGAGTATAGCATTGACAAAGAAAAGATAACCCGTGCAGTAACGGATATTTTGGAGGCTATAGGTGAAGATCCAACTAGAGAAGGGCTTAGAGATACCCCGAAACGAATTGCCAATATGTATGAGGAGATATTTAGAGGGATTAATCAAAACGCCAAAAAACATCTAGAGATATATTTTCAGGATGAACAGCATGAAGAGCTGGTACTTGTTAAAGATATTCCTTTTTATTCGATGTGTGAGCATCACCTGGTCCCTTTTTTTGGTGAGGCGCATATCGCATATCTGCCAAAGGGCGGAAAGCTGACAGGGCTATCTAAGCTTGCAAGGGTTGTAGAAACAGTATCTAGAAGGCCTCAGCTTCAAGAGAGGCTTACTACCGATGTGGCAGATACCATTATGGAGGTTTTAAGCCCTTTTGGAGTGGTTGTGATAGTAGAAGCTGAGCACATGTGCATGACTATGAGAGGTGTCAAAAAGGCAGGCTCAAAGACTGTAACTTCAGCTATTAGAGGAGCCTTTAGAAAAGATGTTGCAGCAAGAGAAGAGGTTATGGATCTAATTATAAACGGCAAAAGACGTTAG
- a CDS encoding aminotransferase class IV has protein sequence MKKRIENLTFDSTLSKFGKGLFETIKVHKGKAMLIDEHLDRIFNSLNELDFPFDITKKKIKEDIVSQCEALNDKKDKALRLTVCDEGYNLSFRDITYGPKDYERGFNLCVSPVKRGFSPLYSHKTSNYLENIYSLQKAKKRGFDEALFLNFEDMVLEGTISNIFFVGEDKIFTPPLSLGILPGIMRQKVIDSSKDLGIEVKYKEIKYSEICNYNFSFITNSLMELMKVNMIQDFRFEDENEVFAALNRKIKELLYEG, from the coding sequence ATGAAAAAGAGAATAGAAAATCTAACCTTTGATAGCACGCTTAGCAAATTTGGTAAAGGGCTTTTTGAAACCATCAAAGTTCATAAAGGAAAAGCCATGCTCATAGATGAACATCTCGACAGGATTTTTAACTCTTTGAATGAGCTTGACTTCCCCTTTGACATCACAAAAAAGAAGATTAAGGAAGATATAGTAAGTCAGTGTGAAGCCTTGAACGATAAGAAGGACAAAGCTTTGCGGCTTACTGTTTGTGATGAAGGATATAATCTATCTTTTAGAGATATAACCTATGGGCCAAAAGATTATGAACGGGGGTTTAATCTTTGTGTATCGCCTGTTAAAAGAGGTTTTAGTCCATTGTACTCTCACAAAACATCTAATTATTTAGAAAACATATATTCCCTTCAAAAAGCAAAAAAAAGAGGCTTTGATGAAGCTTTATTTTTGAATTTTGAGGATATGGTTCTTGAGGGCACCATAAGCAATATTTTTTTTGTTGGAGAAGATAAAATTTTCACCCCGCCTTTAAGCCTTGGAATTTTGCCTGGAATTATGCGACAAAAGGTTATAGATTCCTCTAAAGACCTTGGAATAGAAGTGAAATATAAAGAGATTAAGTATAGTGAAATTTGTAATTATAATTTTTCATTTATTACAAATAGCCTGATGGAATTAATGAAGGTTAATATGATTCAGGATTTTAGATTTGAAGATGAAAATGAAGTTTTTGCTGCATTAAATCGAAAGATAAAGGAGCTTTTGTATGAAGGATAA
- the pabB gene encoding aminodeoxychorismate synthase component I gives MIREIKTSLDPFQIFTIFRDEDHSFILDSYLNPERLGRYSFIGTEPFEIIKGKDSDEDLFEVLRQKIKEYNVENDSDLPFVGGAVGYISYDACHYIEKKLPRTAIDDINVPDLYFGLYDAVIIVDNLEQKTYVASPGLNPSKEEEKIDRLCERIERAEREGIDPIYYEEKDFPPVELKSNFKKEEYYSTLQKIKDYIEAGDIYQANLTQRFEGNVPMSSYELYRDLRRVSPAPFGAFLNFGEVDILSNSPERFIQLRGDQIETRPIKGTRPRGRTPEEDRMYREELVRSEKDKAELLMIVDLERNDIGRVSETGTVRVPELFKLEEYSNVHHLVATVVGRLREDKDVIDLIKATFPGGSITGAPKIRAMEIIDEVEPTQRNVYTGSIGYLGFDGSLDLNIAIRTMVKKGDKVYFQVGGGIVWDSDVKEEYEETFKKAASIKKALRGHYEYEKENRKSNL, from the coding sequence ATGATACGAGAAATTAAGACAAGTTTGGATCCATTTCAAATTTTTACAATATTTAGAGATGAAGATCACAGTTTTATTTTGGATAGCTATCTTAATCCTGAGAGGCTTGGACGGTACAGCTTCATAGGTACAGAGCCCTTCGAGATAATAAAGGGAAAAGATTCAGATGAAGACTTGTTTGAGGTTTTAAGACAAAAAATTAAAGAGTATAATGTTGAAAATGATTCAGATCTTCCTTTTGTGGGGGGTGCTGTTGGGTATATTTCTTATGATGCCTGTCACTATATCGAAAAAAAGCTTCCAAGAACGGCTATAGATGATATTAATGTTCCGGATTTATATTTTGGGTTGTATGATGCGGTTATTATTGTAGATAACCTTGAACAAAAGACCTATGTTGCTTCACCCGGTCTAAACCCTTCTAAAGAAGAAGAAAAAATAGATAGATTATGCGAAAGAATTGAAAGAGCAGAAAGAGAAGGAATTGACCCTATATATTATGAAGAAAAAGATTTCCCGCCGGTGGAGTTAAAATCAAATTTCAAAAAGGAAGAATATTATTCTACACTTCAGAAGATTAAGGATTATATTGAAGCAGGTGACATATATCAGGCTAATTTGACACAGCGTTTTGAAGGAAATGTTCCCATGTCAAGCTATGAACTTTATAGGGATCTGAGGCGTGTTAGTCCAGCACCTTTTGGGGCCTTTTTGAATTTTGGAGAGGTTGATATTCTATCAAATTCACCAGAAAGGTTTATACAGCTAAGAGGTGACCAGATTGAAACCAGGCCAATAAAGGGGACAAGACCTAGAGGGAGAACACCTGAGGAAGATAGGATGTATAGAGAAGAGCTTGTAAGAAGCGAAAAAGATAAAGCAGAGCTTTTGATGATTGTGGACTTAGAGAGAAACGACATTGGCAGAGTTTCTGAGACAGGCACTGTGAGAGTGCCAGAGCTATTTAAGCTAGAAGAGTATTCCAATGTGCATCACTTAGTAGCTACTGTGGTAGGAAGGCTTCGTGAAGATAAGGACGTCATAGATCTTATCAAAGCTACTTTTCCCGGAGGATCTATAACAGGAGCCCCCAAAATCAGGGCCATGGAGATAATTGACGAGGTTGAGCCAACTCAGAGGAATGTTTATACTGGTTCTATAGGATATCTTGGTTTTGACGGTTCCCTTGATCTTAATATTGCCATTAGAACCATGGTAAAAAAAGGTGACAAAGTATATTTTCAAGTAGGTGGAGGAATTGTCTGGGATAGTGATGTAAAAGAAGAGTATGAAGAAACATTCAAAAAAGCAGCTTCTATTAAAAAAGCTCTAAGGGGACACTACGAATATGAAAAAGAGAATAGAAAATCTAACCTTTGA
- a CDS encoding anthranilate synthase component II: MLLMIDNYDSFTYNLVQYLEELGENVLVKRNDEIIIDEIERLDPEIIVISPGPCTPLESGVSTEVVSHFKDKKPILGICLGHQTIAHVFGGSVIKGLEPVHGKVHPVWHDQKGVFEGLKNPLNVTRYHSLVVEKESLPEEFLITAETESGEIMGIKHQEYPLEGVQFHPEAVLTDEGHELLENFLKYKGVRRINK; this comes from the coding sequence TTGCTTTTAATGATAGATAATTACGATTCTTTTACCTATAATCTAGTTCAGTACTTGGAAGAGCTAGGTGAAAATGTCCTGGTAAAAAGAAACGATGAGATAATAATTGACGAAATTGAAAGATTAGACCCGGAGATTATCGTAATTTCTCCAGGCCCCTGTACTCCCCTTGAGTCTGGGGTTTCTACGGAGGTGGTTTCACACTTCAAGGACAAAAAGCCGATACTGGGGATATGTCTTGGCCATCAGACAATTGCTCATGTTTTTGGTGGCAGCGTGATAAAAGGCTTAGAACCTGTGCACGGCAAAGTTCATCCCGTCTGGCATGACCAAAAGGGAGTTTTTGAAGGGCTAAAAAATCCACTTAACGTTACTCGTTATCACTCCCTTGTTGTAGAAAAAGAGAGCTTGCCCGAGGAATTTTTGATTACAGCCGAAACTGAATCAGGTGAAATAATGGGAATAAAGCATCAAGAGTACCCCCTAGAAGGTGTGCAGTTTCATCCTGAAGCGGTACTGACTGATGAAGGTCATGAACTTTTGGAAAATTTCCTAAAATATAAGGGAGTAAGGAGAATTAACAAATGA
- the hisH gene encoding imidazole glycerol phosphate synthase subunit HisH: MKANKKETRDINIGIIDYGMGNLRNVQNALKYIGVNSFISNNKNELDQACGLILPGVGAFYDAMLNLKKLKMDEFIKKKAEEKKPLLGICLGMQVLFSDGYEVQHCPGLNIINGKVIKFPPGLKVPHMGWNQLDIVDFGNVSSNISSSDIELGSKLLKNIPQKTYVYFVHSYYVKDTDSSVIKASANYGEYFPALVETENNVFGAQFHPEKSGEYGLKILDNFIEVVNEK; the protein is encoded by the coding sequence ATGAAAGCAAATAAAAAAGAAACCAGGGATATAAATATAGGTATAATTGATTACGGTATGGGTAATCTGAGAAATGTACAAAATGCTTTAAAATATATTGGTGTTAATTCTTTTATCTCAAATAATAAAAATGAGCTAGATCAAGCCTGTGGGCTTATTCTCCCCGGTGTAGGAGCCTTCTATGATGCCATGTTAAACCTAAAAAAACTAAAAATGGACGAATTCATTAAGAAAAAAGCAGAAGAAAAAAAGCCTCTTCTTGGAATTTGTCTTGGAATGCAGGTTCTTTTTAGTGATGGCTATGAAGTTCAACACTGTCCGGGTCTAAACATCATTAATGGCAAAGTCATTAAATTTCCCCCAGGCCTAAAAGTTCCTCACATGGGTTGGAATCAATTAGACATTGTAGACTTTGGGAACGTTTCCTCTAATATTAGCAGTTCTGATATTGAGTTGGGGTCTAAACTTTTAAAAAATATCCCTCAAAAGACTTACGTTTATTTCGTACACTCATATTACGTAAAAGATACTGATTCAAGTGTAATCAAAGCATCAGCAAATTATGGGGAATACTTCCCTGCACTTGTAGAAACAGAAAATAACGTTTTTGGGGCACAGTTTCACCCTGAAAAAAGCGGTGAATACGGCCTTAAAATTCTAGATAATTTTATAGAAGTAGTAAATGAAAAATGA
- the hisF gene encoding imidazole glycerol phosphate synthase subunit HisF, which produces MLTKRIIPCLDVKDGRVVKGVNFVNLTDAGDPVDIAKAYNKIGADELCFLDITASYEKRDLILDIVEKTAEQVFIPLTVGGGIRDIEDFRNALLAGADKVSINSAALTNPSLITECARLFGSQAVVVAIDAKKTSSSKYEVFVKGGRENTGIEAVSWAKKAESLGAGEILLTSMDKDGTKDGYDLDITRKISGELSIPVIASGGAGSMKDFFDAFYYGKADAALAASLFHYQEVDLKDLKRYLYDNNIAVRLE; this is translated from the coding sequence ATGCTTACTAAAAGAATTATACCCTGCTTAGATGTTAAAGACGGCAGGGTAGTCAAAGGTGTTAATTTTGTAAACTTAACTGATGCAGGTGACCCCGTTGATATTGCAAAAGCATATAACAAAATAGGTGCAGATGAGCTTTGTTTTTTGGATATAACCGCATCTTATGAAAAAAGGGATTTAATTCTTGATATTGTCGAAAAAACAGCAGAACAGGTTTTTATCCCTTTGACAGTTGGTGGAGGAATTAGAGATATAGAGGATTTTAGAAATGCTCTCTTGGCAGGTGCAGACAAAGTCTCTATTAACTCTGCCGCTCTTACCAATCCTTCGTTAATAACAGAATGCGCCCGCCTTTTTGGGTCTCAGGCAGTGGTAGTAGCAATAGATGCAAAAAAAACCAGCAGTTCTAAATATGAAGTATTTGTAAAAGGCGGTAGAGAAAATACAGGTATTGAAGCAGTTAGCTGGGCAAAAAAGGCCGAAAGTCTTGGTGCCGGCGAAATTCTTCTTACCAGCATGGACAAGGATGGCACCAAAGACGGTTATGATCTAGATATCACCAGAAAAATTAGTGGAGAGTTAAGCATCCCTGTAATTGCTTCTGGAGGCGCTGGTTCTATGAAAGATTTTTTTGATGCATTTTATTACGGTAAGGCTGACGCAGCTCTTGCAGCCTCCCTCTTTCATTACCAGGAAGTCGATTTAAAGGATCTAAAAAGATATCTCTATGATAATAATATTGCTGTAAGATTAGAATAA
- a CDS encoding N-acetylmuramoyl-L-alanine amidase, with amino-acid sequence MEKPKIINKSLDIDSGRLKELKKDQTVLIIVHHTGVNIDQAVETIHNYHKKDRGWAGIGYHFYIRFNGDIYKGRPITKRGAHTKGYNDRSIGVALAGDFSKESLIENRKEQYEALVELLKWLKNKYPDASVKFHDDFASTSCPGNNFPKDRLLDDITINSNNDNNEGNNNDNNGNEDNDDNNDNKDNDGNNKIHRVVEGTFDGEKIEEQAFLINDRTYIPVRLLEKWFPGVQVEWDEEEGKFHVKT; translated from the coding sequence ATGGAAAAACCAAAAATTATTAACAAAAGCCTGGATATCGATTCTGGAAGGCTTAAAGAACTTAAAAAAGATCAAACTGTACTAATTATAGTTCATCATACTGGTGTGAATATAGATCAAGCTGTAGAAACAATTCACAATTACCACAAAAAAGATAGAGGATGGGCTGGAATAGGTTATCATTTTTATATAAGGTTTAATGGAGATATATATAAAGGAAGACCGATAACAAAAAGAGGAGCTCATACAAAAGGCTACAATGATCGTTCTATAGGTGTTGCTCTTGCTGGAGACTTTAGTAAGGAAAGTTTAATAGAAAACAGAAAAGAGCAGTACGAAGCTCTTGTAGAGCTGCTGAAATGGCTAAAAAATAAATATCCTGATGCTAGTGTAAAATTTCATGATGATTTTGCCAGCACCAGCTGCCCGGGAAATAACTTTCCAAAAGACAGACTCTTAGATGATATAACTATAAATAGTAACAATGATAACAATGAGGGTAATAACAACGATAACAACGGTAACGAAGATAACGATGACAACAATGATAATAAAGATAATGACGGCAATAATAAAATTCATAGAGTGGTTGAAGGTACTTTTGATGGAGAGAAAATAGAAGAACAAGCTTTCTTGATAAATGACCGCACTTATATTCCTGTAAGACTACTAGAAAAATGGTTCCCGGGTGTTCAGGTTGAGTGGGACGAAGAAGAAGGTAAGTTTCATGTTAAAACTTGA